Proteins found in one Lutimonas zeaxanthinifaciens genomic segment:
- the gltX gene encoding glutamate--tRNA ligase, protein MDQKVRVRFAPSPTGPLHIGGVRTALFNYLFAKKHQGTFILRIEDTDQNRYVANAEKYIIEALNWSNIPFDEGPGKDGGYGPYRQSERKDLYKKYADELIESGNAYLAFDTSEELDFHRKDHQEKGKTFIYNWHNREKLCNSLTLSSEEVREKIDNGEKYVVRFKSPVNESLVLNDMIRGEMKIDTNILDDKILFKSDGMPTYHLANIVDDHLMDITHVIRGEEWLPSLALHVLLYRAFDWKTPEFAHLPLILKPTGKGKLSKRDGDKLGFPVFPLAYTNDDTGEVSIGYREDGYFSEAFINMLAFLGWNPGTEQELFSLKELIEAFDIKKVGKSGSKFDAEKTKWFQHQYLIRKSDQEIANLFIPTLEKHLGNSFDKELDLEYITNVVGLIKERATFVNDLWDLGNFFFIAPESYDEKAAKKNWKEETSTLMSELSDMFKKLTDFSSSHIETELKAWITSKEIGFGKVMQPLRLSLVGALKGPHLPDIASLIGQKETVSRIRRAAERLG, encoded by the coding sequence ATGGATCAAAAAGTCAGAGTAAGGTTTGCTCCAAGTCCAACAGGGCCTTTGCATATAGGAGGTGTGAGAACTGCATTGTTCAATTATCTTTTCGCAAAAAAGCATCAGGGTACTTTTATTTTACGAATAGAGGATACGGATCAGAACAGGTATGTGGCCAATGCCGAGAAATATATTATTGAAGCCTTAAACTGGTCTAACATTCCATTTGATGAAGGTCCGGGTAAAGATGGAGGGTATGGCCCTTACAGACAGTCTGAAAGAAAGGATCTTTATAAGAAATATGCGGACGAGCTAATTGAATCGGGTAATGCCTATCTGGCCTTTGATACTAGCGAAGAATTGGACTTCCACAGAAAAGATCATCAGGAAAAAGGAAAAACCTTTATTTATAACTGGCACAACAGAGAAAAACTATGTAATTCTCTTACGCTTTCCTCTGAAGAAGTACGAGAGAAGATCGATAATGGCGAAAAATACGTGGTCCGCTTTAAATCTCCTGTAAATGAATCCCTTGTTCTCAATGATATGATCCGGGGAGAAATGAAGATCGATACCAATATTCTTGACGATAAGATCCTGTTTAAATCTGACGGAATGCCGACTTATCACCTTGCAAATATTGTAGATGATCATCTGATGGATATAACGCATGTGATCAGAGGTGAAGAATGGTTACCCTCACTTGCCTTGCATGTACTACTCTACAGGGCCTTTGACTGGAAAACTCCGGAATTTGCTCATCTCCCTCTTATTTTAAAACCTACCGGAAAAGGTAAATTGAGCAAGCGTGACGGGGATAAACTCGGTTTCCCGGTATTTCCCTTGGCTTATACAAATGATGACACCGGGGAAGTTTCAATAGGCTATCGTGAAGATGGTTATTTTTCCGAAGCCTTTATAAATATGCTGGCCTTTTTGGGCTGGAATCCGGGTACGGAACAGGAATTGTTCAGTCTTAAGGAACTGATTGAAGCTTTTGATATTAAAAAGGTGGGTAAATCAGGTTCAAAATTTGATGCTGAAAAAACCAAATGGTTCCAGCATCAGTATCTTATCCGGAAAAGCGATCAGGAAATTGCGAATCTTTTTATCCCGACCCTTGAAAAACATTTGGGAAACTCTTTTGATAAAGAACTTGATCTGGAATATATCACCAATGTTGTTGGTTTAATTAAAGAACGCGCAACATTTGTAAATGACCTTTGGGATCTGGGTAATTTCTTTTTCATTGCGCCTGAATCTTATGATGAAAAAGCGGCAAAAAAGAATTGGAAAGAAGAAACTTCAACTCTAATGTCAGAACTAAGCGATATGTTTAAAAAATTAACAGATTTCAGCTCTAGTCATATAGAAACTGAATTAAAAGCCTGGATAACGTCAAAAGAGATCGGATTTGGTAAAGTTATGCAACCATTGAGATTAAGCCTTGTAGGAGCTTTAAAAGGGCCTCATTTACCAGATATCGCGTCTTTAATAGGTCAAAAAGAAACTGTGAGCAGAATAAGAAGGGCTGCAGAAAGACTAGGGTAA
- a CDS encoding helix-turn-helix domain-containing protein — protein MAIIVNLDVMLAKRKMSLTELSEKVGITMSNLSILKKGKAKAIRFSTLEAICAVLECQPGDLLDYDK, from the coding sequence ATGGCTATAATCGTTAATCTTGATGTAATGCTGGCCAAAAGGAAAATGAGCCTTACAGAACTTTCTGAAAAAGTGGGTATTACTATGTCAAATTTGTCCATTTTAAAAAAAGGGAAAGCAAAGGCAATACGCTTTTCAACGCTTGAAGCCATTTGTGCAGTGCTTGAATGTCAGCCTGGGGATCTTCTTGATTACGACAAATAG
- a CDS encoding SPFH domain-containing protein, giving the protein MTTYIPIIVITLLILFLGLFMVKQQTAFIVERFGKFNSIRFAGLQFKIPFIDRIAARLSLRIQQLDVVVETKTNDDVFVQLKISVQYQILRDKVYDAYYRLQNPHEQLTAYIFDLVRAEIPKMILDDVFEKKDDIAFAVKRDLKEAMLEYGYDIIKALVTDIDPDASVKEAMNRINAAEREKVAAQHEGDAQRILIVERAKAEAESKRLQGKGIADQRREIAKGLEESVDTLNKAGINPQEASALIVITQHYDTLQSIGADSSSNLILLPNNPNAASSMLNDMTASLLAANKIKEMNPKK; this is encoded by the coding sequence ATGACTACTTACATACCGATAATTGTAATAACACTCTTGATTCTTTTCCTCGGATTGTTCATGGTAAAACAGCAAACTGCCTTTATCGTGGAACGATTTGGAAAATTCAACAGTATCCGATTTGCAGGGCTTCAATTTAAGATTCCTTTTATCGATAGGATCGCAGCCAGATTGAGTTTGAGAATTCAACAGCTGGATGTCGTGGTTGAAACAAAAACAAATGATGATGTGTTCGTTCAGTTAAAGATTTCTGTTCAATACCAGATTTTAAGAGATAAAGTCTACGATGCTTATTACAGGCTACAAAATCCGCATGAACAATTAACAGCTTATATTTTTGATTTGGTAAGAGCTGAAATTCCTAAAATGATTCTTGATGATGTCTTTGAAAAAAAGGATGATATCGCTTTTGCTGTGAAAAGAGATCTTAAGGAAGCTATGCTTGAATATGGATACGATATTATCAAAGCTTTGGTCACGGATATCGACCCGGATGCTTCAGTGAAGGAGGCTATGAACCGAATTAATGCAGCTGAAAGGGAAAAAGTAGCTGCTCAGCATGAAGGTGATGCACAACGTATCCTTATTGTTGAAAGGGCAAAAGCAGAAGCCGAAAGTAAAAGGCTTCAGGGTAAAGGAATTGCTGATCAGCGAAGAGAAATAGCAAAAGGTCTGGAAGAAAGTGTTGATACGCTGAACAAAGCGGGCATCAATCCACAGGAAGCATCAGCTTTAATCGTGATCACCCAGCATTATGACACCCTCCAGTCAATTGGGGCCGACAGCAGTTCGAACCTCATTCTGCTCCCGAACAATCCGAATGCTGCAAGTTCCATGCTTAATGACATGACAGCTTCACTTCTGGCAGCAAATAAAATTAAGGAGATGAATCCAAAAAAATAA
- the tatA gene encoding twin-arginine translocase TatA/TatE family subunit: MMLQAIFLGFVGPWQWIIIGLAILLLFGGKKLPELMKGLGTGIKEFKNATNEEEEAKKAEEKK, translated from the coding sequence ATGATGTTACAAGCAATTTTTTTAGGTTTTGTTGGTCCATGGCAATGGATAATCATCGGTTTAGCTATTTTATTGCTGTTTGGAGGTAAGAAATTACCAGAGTTGATGAAAGGTCTTGGAACCGGTATTAAAGAATTCAAGAATGCCACCAATGAAGAAGAAGAAGCCAAAAAGGCAGAAGAAAAAAAATAA
- a CDS encoding DUF2975 domain-containing protein, producing the protein MKIIKPPLSLRLIHWFNNIVLGLLSIVTLGAIVFNILLYTDFFSDDMQLRTSFPAKVNFMEKGDLYLNGDHLKVQLVDATTRIHFINTPDYITKKVGITLLIILLTVLFLVWEFRKFVLNVKKGDVFTKSNIRSLQKIAYILVGIWIFTAAYMRLAYYYLSDNVHFENIVITDEIPNFEGLLFVALFIWALAHILMSGLKIKEEQELTI; encoded by the coding sequence ATGAAAATTATAAAGCCTCCATTAAGTTTAAGACTAATCCATTGGTTTAATAACATCGTTTTAGGATTGTTATCGATCGTAACATTAGGCGCAATTGTATTTAATATTTTGTTATACACTGATTTCTTTAGCGATGATATGCAGTTGCGAACCAGTTTTCCGGCTAAAGTCAATTTTATGGAAAAAGGAGATTTATATTTAAATGGTGATCACCTTAAAGTTCAGCTCGTTGATGCCACCACGAGAATTCATTTCATCAACACCCCTGATTACATCACAAAAAAAGTAGGGATAACATTACTTATAATTCTCCTAACCGTTCTTTTCCTTGTCTGGGAATTCAGAAAATTTGTTCTTAATGTCAAAAAAGGAGATGTGTTCACAAAAAGCAACATCCGTTCCTTACAGAAAATAGCGTATATTCTGGTTGGCATCTGGATTTTTACTGCAGCCTATATGCGTCTTGCCTATTATTACCTGAGCGATAATGTCCATTTTGAAAATATCGTGATCACGGATGAAATTCCAAATTTCGAAGGCCTTCTTTTCGTGGCCTTGTTCATCTGGGCCCTTGCCCATATATTGATGAGTGGATTAAAAATCAAAGAAGAACAAGAACTTACAATTTAA
- the rnr gene encoding ribonuclease R — protein sequence MSRRKRRILKSKRNKINNLDRKILDIFNKNSNRSLNYKQIAAKLEITDANGRNQIVKELQRLKGQNRLDEVDRGKFILVPLSHYHEGIVEVTSRGNAYVICEDLEHDIYIPSRNLNKALHNDYVKVYIYKRQKNKKQEGDIVEIIEREKSEFVGVLQKNKNFGFVVPDDPKMYVDIFISPEELNDAKDGDKVLATITDWPKNSKNPFGRITQVLGRPGDHDTEIHSILLEYGLPYSFPEEVEAYASKIPIEITKEEIAKRRDMRKDLTFTIDPKDAKDFDDALSFKVLKNGNFEIGVHIADVSHYVKENTVLEDEAYDRATSVYLVDRVVPMLPEILSNNVCSLRPNEEKLTFSVVFEMNDKGHVVKPWFGRTVTFSDQRFTYEEAQEIIEGNTDGVKSSLVKAITTLDGLAKKIRKRRMQNGAISFDKTEVKFNLDDKANPIGVYIKESKDANKLIEEFMLLANRRVAEFISKKKKTFVYRVHDEPNIDKLALLQGIITKFGYSINTNTRESTSESLNKLLEEVHGKAESNMIETLTIRSMSKAIYTTDNIGHYGLAFDHYTHFTSPIRRYPDVMAHRLLQLYLDGRPSVKAEKYEEKCSHSSEKEFLASKAERDSIKYMQIKYMQDHEDQEFEGVISGVTEWGIYVEIIENKCEGMVRIKDIQSDYFIFDEKQYALIGQADKRMYQLGDQVTVTVKNTDLERKHLDFNLIED from the coding sequence ATGTCAAGAAGGAAAAGAAGAATATTGAAATCTAAAAGAAACAAAATCAATAATTTAGATAGAAAAATATTAGATATATTTAATAAGAATTCAAACAGATCTCTCAATTACAAACAAATTGCGGCTAAACTTGAAATTACAGATGCAAATGGTAGAAACCAGATCGTAAAGGAACTTCAAAGATTAAAAGGGCAAAACAGACTGGATGAAGTGGACCGGGGAAAATTTATTTTAGTTCCGCTCAGCCACTATCATGAAGGAATTGTAGAGGTAACTTCAAGGGGTAATGCCTATGTGATTTGCGAAGATCTGGAACATGATATTTACATCCCTTCAAGAAACTTAAATAAAGCATTACACAATGATTATGTAAAAGTTTATATCTATAAACGTCAGAAAAATAAGAAGCAGGAAGGTGATATTGTAGAAATCATAGAAAGAGAAAAATCTGAATTTGTAGGGGTCCTGCAGAAGAACAAAAATTTTGGGTTTGTCGTTCCTGATGACCCTAAGATGTATGTCGATATTTTTATATCTCCTGAGGAATTAAATGATGCCAAGGATGGAGATAAGGTTCTGGCTACAATAACTGATTGGCCTAAAAATTCAAAAAATCCTTTTGGTCGAATTACACAGGTATTAGGTCGCCCCGGAGATCATGATACTGAGATTCATTCTATTCTGCTTGAATATGGATTACCCTACTCTTTTCCTGAAGAAGTGGAAGCTTATGCATCAAAGATTCCTATTGAAATTACTAAAGAAGAAATTGCTAAAAGAAGGGATATGCGTAAGGATCTTACCTTTACGATCGATCCTAAGGATGCAAAGGATTTTGATGATGCTTTGTCGTTTAAAGTCCTGAAAAATGGAAATTTTGAGATTGGTGTTCATATTGCAGATGTTTCTCATTATGTAAAGGAAAATACAGTTCTTGAAGACGAGGCCTATGACAGAGCTACTTCGGTCTATTTAGTAGATAGAGTAGTACCCATGCTTCCTGAAATATTATCGAATAATGTATGCTCTCTAAGGCCAAATGAAGAGAAATTGACTTTTTCAGTGGTATTTGAAATGAATGATAAGGGACATGTTGTAAAGCCGTGGTTTGGAAGAACGGTAACCTTTTCTGACCAAAGATTTACCTATGAGGAAGCCCAGGAAATCATAGAAGGAAATACGGATGGAGTTAAATCTTCACTGGTTAAGGCAATTACAACTTTGGATGGTTTAGCTAAAAAAATAAGAAAAAGAAGAATGCAGAATGGTGCGATTTCATTTGATAAAACAGAAGTGAAATTTAACCTTGATGATAAAGCGAATCCGATTGGAGTTTATATTAAAGAATCCAAGGATGCCAACAAACTTATTGAGGAATTTATGCTTTTAGCCAACAGAAGAGTAGCTGAATTTATTTCTAAAAAGAAGAAAACTTTTGTTTATCGGGTTCATGACGAACCAAATATTGATAAACTGGCTTTATTACAGGGTATTATTACGAAATTTGGATACTCAATAAATACGAATACAAGGGAGTCTACCTCAGAATCATTAAATAAATTACTTGAAGAAGTGCATGGGAAGGCAGAATCAAATATGATTGAAACCCTAACGATCAGATCGATGAGTAAAGCTATTTATACCACGGATAATATTGGACATTATGGCCTGGCTTTTGATCATTATACACATTTTACCTCTCCAATAAGACGTTATCCGGATGTTATGGCACACCGTTTGCTTCAGTTATATTTAGACGGAAGGCCTTCAGTTAAAGCTGAAAAATACGAGGAGAAATGCAGTCATTCTTCAGAAAAGGAATTTTTAGCGAGTAAGGCTGAAAGAGACTCTATTAAGTATATGCAGATCAAATACATGCAGGATCATGAAGATCAGGAATTTGAAGGAGTTATATCCGGAGTTACTGAATGGGGTATCTATGTTGAAATCATTGAGAATAAATGTGAAGGAATGGTCAGAATAAAGGATATTCAAAGTGATTACTTTATTTTCGATGAAAAGCAATACGCTTTAATTGGGCAGGCTGATAAAAGAATGTATCAATTAGGTGATCAGGTTACGGTAACTGTTAAAAATACTGATCTGGAACGAAAGCATTTAGATTTTAATCTCATTGAGGATTAG
- a CDS encoding 6-phosphogluconate dehydrogenase encodes MNRFFKYAGISILLVFLVYILFIYFVTFSEGYRAGELIKISKRGLIFKTWEGRLSQGVSEEQQFNFSVQKSDKEVLEKLKEFQGKRVKLTYIERFGTFFWLGDTKYYVKEVEILKKDSELMESQ; translated from the coding sequence ATGAATCGTTTTTTTAAATACGCCGGAATTTCAATTTTATTAGTGTTTCTGGTTTATATCCTGTTTATTTATTTTGTCACTTTTAGCGAGGGATACCGGGCGGGAGAACTTATTAAAATATCAAAGCGAGGCCTTATATTCAAAACCTGGGAGGGACGTTTGAGCCAAGGAGTTTCTGAAGAGCAGCAATTCAATTTTTCGGTACAGAAAAGCGATAAGGAAGTACTCGAGAAACTCAAGGAATTTCAAGGTAAACGAGTAAAACTTACTTACATCGAGAGATTTGGTACTTTTTTCTGGCTGGGAGATACGAAATACTATGTCAAGGAAGTTGAAATTCTAAAAAAAGATTCTGAATTGATGGAAAGCCAGTAA
- a CDS encoding SGNH/GDSL hydrolase family protein: MNRIKLNLLITMIKLNYSIIFSVFLFFSLQLLNAQDWANLNRFKKQNEALGIPLKGEKRVVFMGNSITEGWKSSDPELFDNNGFINRGIGGQTTPQMLVRFRSDVINLQPKVVVILAGTNDIAGNTGPMTLEEIRDNIASMAELAKSNGISVIISSVLPAYDYPWRTGLEPNIKIPELNRMLKDYAGAKGMVYLDYFSVMADDRNGLAIDLAEDGVHPTKKGYGIMKPMVLEAINLALKN, encoded by the coding sequence ATGAATAGAATAAAATTAAACCTGCTTATTACGATGATTAAACTGAATTATTCAATAATTTTTTCTGTGTTTTTATTCTTTTCTTTACAGTTGTTAAATGCACAAGACTGGGCAAATTTGAATCGATTTAAAAAACAAAATGAAGCTTTAGGGATTCCTCTAAAAGGAGAGAAAAGAGTCGTTTTCATGGGTAATTCAATCACTGAAGGCTGGAAAAGCTCTGATCCTGAACTGTTTGATAATAACGGCTTTATTAACCGTGGAATCGGGGGCCAGACAACCCCGCAAATGCTCGTGCGCTTTAGATCAGACGTGATAAACCTTCAGCCCAAAGTTGTTGTAATTCTTGCGGGAACCAATGATATAGCAGGAAACACTGGGCCAATGACTTTAGAGGAAATAAGAGATAATATTGCCTCTATGGCCGAGCTCGCCAAATCAAATGGGATTTCTGTCATCATCTCCTCGGTTTTACCTGCCTATGATTACCCATGGAGGACCGGTTTAGAGCCGAATATAAAGATACCGGAACTGAATAGGATGCTTAAGGATTATGCTGGGGCCAAGGGAATGGTATATCTTGATTATTTTTCGGTTATGGCTGATGACCGAAACGGATTAGCAATTGATCTGGCTGAAGATGGTGTACACCCCACAAAGAAGGGTTATGGGATAATGAAACCCATGGTTCTTGAAGCTATAAATTTGGCTTTAAAAAACTAA
- a CDS encoding BamA/TamA family outer membrane protein, with product MIQQTLLNSYLWLLFLIFLFLNHTVVSQSFKDMFISKEDGAIDMSEFLNSNTGFLPVPIIITEPAVGFGGGLALAYFHKGKTFNNEGPKGLSPTVSFAAGAYTSNGTWFVGGGHQGSYLNDRIRYLGVLAYVAPNLTFYGAGFDNLKEEYKFSMKGFFTLQELLYRIKKEIPLFVGLNYLYFNNDINFKTGIDIPELEELEINTSTAGMNAVFLYDGRDNSLTPNKGVKTVLEVGAYSEALGGDSDYGNMDSRTYYYHPVSESVFSGYRLHLASKWGDVPFYELPFISLRGIPALRYQNENVYTLETEWRWNFKKRWSIVGFIGAGEALKDYGDIFRDVKVAGGTGFRYFLAKQYGLHAGIDIARGPEIWAWNITIGSNWSR from the coding sequence ATGATACAGCAAACTCTTTTGAACTCATACCTGTGGCTGTTATTTCTTATTTTTCTGTTTTTGAACCATACGGTCGTATCCCAGAGTTTCAAAGACATGTTCATAAGTAAAGAAGATGGGGCTATTGATATGAGTGAATTTCTTAATTCAAATACCGGATTTTTGCCTGTACCGATTATAATTACAGAGCCCGCAGTTGGCTTCGGAGGAGGCTTGGCCCTTGCTTATTTTCACAAAGGAAAAACCTTTAATAATGAAGGCCCAAAAGGGTTAAGTCCAACCGTTAGTTTTGCCGCAGGTGCATATACAAGCAATGGAACCTGGTTTGTTGGAGGCGGTCATCAGGGTTCGTATTTGAACGACAGAATCAGATATTTGGGTGTTTTGGCATATGTTGCACCTAACCTTACTTTTTACGGTGCAGGATTTGATAATTTGAAAGAAGAATATAAGTTTAGTATGAAGGGATTTTTCACCCTTCAGGAACTACTCTATCGAATTAAAAAGGAGATTCCACTGTTTGTTGGTCTGAACTATCTTTATTTTAACAATGATATTAACTTTAAGACCGGAATTGATATACCTGAATTAGAGGAACTGGAAATAAATACGAGTACTGCAGGAATGAATGCTGTTTTTTTATATGACGGAAGAGATAACTCCTTAACCCCCAATAAGGGAGTTAAAACAGTGCTGGAAGTAGGTGCATACTCTGAAGCTTTGGGAGGAGACAGTGATTATGGGAACATGGATTCAAGAACCTACTATTATCATCCGGTTAGTGAAAGTGTATTTTCAGGATACCGACTCCACCTTGCTTCAAAATGGGGAGATGTTCCTTTTTACGAACTTCCGTTCATATCGTTAAGAGGGATTCCTGCCCTTCGTTATCAAAATGAAAACGTCTATACTTTAGAAACAGAATGGCGCTGGAATTTTAAAAAACGATGGAGTATTGTTGGATTTATTGGAGCAGGTGAAGCCTTAAAGGATTACGGAGATATATTTCGGGACGTAAAGGTGGCGGGAGGTACAGGTTTTCGTTATTTTTTGGCGAAACAATATGGTTTACACGCAGGTATAGATATTGCCAGAGGGCCCGAGATATGGGCATGGAATATAACGATTGGTAGTAATTGGTCACGCTAA
- a CDS encoding head GIN domain-containing protein — translation MMKKIVFTLMLISSVAMAQEKVTMNVGDFHSLKTYRGLQVEMIKSNESKVVIEGNRSSEVTVKNSNGILRISMSISHTFSADEVMVYLYYKDEVNLIDANEGSYIFSDEVIKQDHVTLKAQEAGRIKLEVETNKVESNAVTGGEVKVKGTTTELDVKANTGGMFRGERLKSENAEVSAGTGGVADVHALKIVNAKATTGGVVSISGDPEEVKKSESLGGYVRQ, via the coding sequence ATGATGAAAAAAATAGTATTTACGTTGATGTTGATCAGTTCAGTTGCGATGGCCCAGGAAAAAGTAACAATGAATGTGGGAGATTTTCACAGTCTCAAGACTTACAGAGGTTTACAGGTTGAGATGATCAAGTCAAATGAGTCCAAAGTTGTTATTGAAGGCAACAGGTCATCTGAAGTCACTGTAAAAAATTCGAATGGTATACTGAGAATTTCCATGAGTATATCCCATACATTTTCGGCTGATGAGGTAATGGTTTATCTATATTACAAGGATGAAGTTAATTTGATAGATGCCAATGAAGGATCTTATATTTTTTCAGATGAAGTCATAAAGCAGGATCATGTGACCCTAAAAGCTCAGGAAGCGGGTCGAATCAAACTGGAAGTAGAGACTAATAAAGTTGAGTCTAATGCGGTAACCGGAGGAGAGGTAAAGGTTAAAGGAACAACCACAGAATTGGATGTAAAAGCCAATACAGGGGGTATGTTCAGAGGCGAGCGCTTAAAGTCAGAAAATGCAGAAGTATCTGCAGGAACTGGTGGGGTAGCAGATGTTCATGCATTGAAAATTGTTAATGCTAAGGCAACCACAGGAGGTGTTGTAAGCATAAGTGGAGATCCTGAAGAAGTCAAGAAAAGTGAATCCTTGGGAGGATATGTTCGTCAATAG
- a CDS encoding acyl-CoA thioesterase has protein sequence MSHKIFKTTKESEIVLTELMLPSYTNFSGKIHGGFILSLMDKTAFSAASKFSGEYCVTASVNRVDFLNPIEVGELVTLKAKVNYVGRSSMVVGMRVVSQNIQTGEEKHCNSSYFSMVARDKSGKSIQVPGLILSDQDDLRRFMRSIEHINNRKIRKTEFSKENFIPNDYTKLLENYNVKIDF, from the coding sequence ATGAGCCATAAAATTTTTAAGACCACCAAAGAGTCGGAGATTGTGCTCACAGAGCTCATGTTGCCCTCCTATACCAATTTCAGTGGTAAAATACACGGTGGTTTTATTTTATCTCTGATGGATAAGACTGCATTTTCGGCCGCCTCAAAATTTAGTGGAGAATATTGCGTCACGGCTTCTGTTAACCGGGTAGATTTTTTGAATCCAATTGAAGTAGGGGAGTTGGTTACCTTAAAAGCCAAAGTAAATTATGTAGGAAGATCTTCTATGGTTGTTGGCATGAGGGTGGTTTCTCAGAACATTCAGACAGGAGAGGAAAAGCATTGCAATTCTTCTTATTTTTCGATGGTAGCCAGAGATAAATCAGGTAAAAGTATCCAGGTACCGGGTTTGATCTTATCAGATCAGGATGATCTCAGAAGGTTTATGAGGTCCATTGAGCACATCAACAACAGAAAAATTCGGAAAACAGAATTCAGTAAAGAGAATTTTATTCCTAACGATTACACGAAACTTCTTGAGAATTACAATGTCAAAATCGATTTTTGA